Proteins co-encoded in one Chlorogloeopsis sp. ULAP01 genomic window:
- a CDS encoding GAF domain-containing protein, with the protein MEDTLTIKPVQSNSNHIEYQAEQQKALARVIAHIRESLDIENIFKTSVIEIRQLLNADRVVVFRFFSNQELAGEFIFEDVAPQWNSVITERVHDHCFSVQFAELYQQGRVNAISDIEQQNFSECYIQLLQRFQVRANIVVPLLKGEQLWGLLCIHQCSSPRTWQNTEIEFVIQIAEHLGVALQHIELLNQARYQAELQKALNRLISRMRESLDLDSIFKTTVTEVRQLLSADRVVVFRFNSQLHGEGQFIYEDRKAIWNSIITKELHHHGLSVDFKDLCQQSWLRINTDIYQANSSDGDIQILEKFQVRGYIVASLIKGKEIWGLLCIHQCSNSRLWETSEIEFVQQIAEYLEVALQQADYIEQVKAQSAQLAQVAARERTAEWQRTAAITIEKIRQSLDLETIFRTTTQELRQLLNADRVGIYRFNPDWSGEFVFESAAEGWISLIQAQLQQPEIRRNISECSAKDLADPPVVDTYLQDTQGGRFARGELYRTCDDIYNASFNHCYLQVLETYQARAYAIVAIYHHQKLWGLLAVYQNSKPRKWQEDEVYLLTQISTQLGVALQHAEFMQQMQTQAAELIKADERQRALATTVEKIRQTLDIDTIFKTTTQEVRQLLEVERVAIYRFYPDWSGEFVADSIVDGWQPITKPQPVHERLFSQSAQAGKYPRNEVFVPISQGEKLWGLLVAYQNSQPRYWQDEEINLLAQVGIQLGVALQQAEAWKQVQKQAQKLAQAAEREKALAVTVEKIRQSLDLDTIFATTTQEVRQLLEVDRVAIYRFWADWSGEFVAESVAEGWKPVKEMMPVVAGDYLQQYQGGRYAQGNILVVNDIHSQNNSSSHLAVIEQIQAKAYMIVPIFLGEKLWGLLAAYQNIGSRDWQKEEVDLLIHIANQLGVGLQQAELLKQTQHQKEELAHTLQELQQTQAQLIQSEKMAGLGQLVAGIAHEINNPVNFIFGNISYVAEYTENLLKMLHLYQQNYPHPTPEIQEQAAKMEIDYIAEDLPTILKSVMLGAERISELVMSLRTFSRLDHAEMKPVDIHEGIDSTLLILQHRLKNHVDASGIEIVKEYGELPLVECFPARLNQVFMNILGNAIDALEDSNINNPQIQIRTQLTSDNSILICIQDNGPGIIEQVRTRIFDPFFTTKEPGKGTGLGLSISYQIIVDKHGGQIKCLSEPGRGCEFWIEIPIVQSVCALM; encoded by the coding sequence ATGGAAGATACATTAACTATAAAACCAGTACAATCAAACTCAAATCATATAGAATATCAAGCAGAGCAACAAAAAGCCTTAGCTAGAGTCATTGCCCATATTCGTGAATCTCTAGATATAGAAAATATTTTCAAAACTAGTGTCATCGAAATTCGTCAGTTACTCAATGCCGATCGCGTTGTAGTATTTCGTTTTTTCTCGAATCAGGAATTGGCAGGAGAATTTATCTTTGAAGATGTAGCGCCACAATGGAATTCTGTGATTACTGAACGAGTTCACGATCATTGCTTCAGTGTCCAATTTGCCGAACTCTATCAGCAAGGACGTGTTAATGCTATTTCTGATATTGAGCAACAGAATTTTAGTGAATGTTACATTCAACTTTTACAAAGATTTCAAGTCCGTGCCAATATAGTTGTGCCTTTACTCAAAGGAGAACAACTTTGGGGATTGTTATGTATTCATCAATGTAGTAGCCCTCGTACTTGGCAGAATACTGAAATAGAGTTTGTCATTCAAATTGCCGAACATTTGGGAGTAGCTCTGCAACATATCGAATTACTAAACCAAGCTAGATATCAAGCAGAACTGCAAAAAGCTTTAAATCGGCTCATTTCTCGGATGAGAGAATCTTTAGATTTAGATAGTATCTTCAAAACTACAGTCACTGAAGTCCGTCAGCTCCTAAGTGCAGATCGAGTAGTAGTGTTTCGATTTAACTCACAACTGCATGGAGAAGGACAATTTATCTATGAAGATAGGAAAGCTATATGGAATTCGATAATTACTAAAGAACTACACCATCACGGTTTAAGTGTAGATTTTAAAGACTTGTGTCAGCAAAGTTGGCTGAGGATAAATACTGATATTTATCAAGCTAATTCTAGTGATGGCGATATTCAAATTCTAGAAAAATTTCAAGTTCGGGGATATATAGTTGCCTCTTTAATCAAAGGTAAAGAAATATGGGGCTTATTGTGTATTCATCAATGTAGTAATTCCCGTTTATGGGAAACATCAGAAATTGAATTTGTCCAACAAATTGCTGAGTATTTGGAAGTTGCTCTACAACAAGCAGATTACATAGAACAAGTAAAAGCACAATCTGCTCAGTTGGCACAAGTTGCAGCACGAGAAAGAACAGCAGAATGGCAAAGAACAGCAGCCATAACCATTGAGAAAATTCGTCAGTCTCTTGATTTAGAAACCATTTTTCGTACCACTACCCAAGAGCTTAGGCAACTACTAAATGCCGATCGCGTTGGTATTTATCGCTTCAATCCAGATTGGAGCGGTGAATTTGTATTTGAATCGGCGGCTGAAGGTTGGATTTCGTTGATACAAGCGCAGTTACAACAACCCGAAATACGCAGAAACATTAGCGAATGTAGCGCCAAAGATTTAGCTGATCCTCCAGTAGTAGATACTTACTTGCAAGATACACAAGGGGGACGTTTCGCCAGAGGTGAGCTTTACCGCACTTGTGATGATATCTACAACGCTAGCTTTAACCACTGTTACCTTCAAGTCTTAGAAACTTATCAAGCAAGAGCTTATGCGATCGTCGCCATTTATCACCATCAAAAACTGTGGGGCTTGCTTGCAGTCTACCAAAACTCAAAACCACGAAAATGGCAAGAAGACGAAGTATATTTACTTACCCAAATCAGTACCCAATTAGGTGTGGCTTTACAGCATGCTGAGTTCATGCAGCAAATGCAAACGCAAGCAGCAGAGCTAATAAAAGCCGATGAACGTCAAAGAGCATTGGCGACAACGGTTGAGAAAATCCGTCAAACATTGGATATAGATACCATATTTAAAACCACTACTCAAGAAGTGCGGCAGCTATTAGAAGTAGAACGGGTAGCAATTTATCGCTTCTATCCTGATTGGAGTGGAGAATTTGTGGCTGATTCTATTGTTGATGGTTGGCAACCTATAACCAAGCCACAACCTGTGCATGAACGTCTGTTTTCACAATCTGCCCAAGCAGGCAAGTACCCGCGCAATGAAGTTTTTGTACCGATTTCCCAAGGAGAGAAACTTTGGGGATTGCTAGTAGCTTATCAAAACTCTCAACCCCGTTACTGGCAAGATGAAGAAATCAACTTGCTGGCACAAGTAGGCATACAACTGGGAGTGGCATTACAGCAAGCCGAAGCTTGGAAACAAGTGCAAAAGCAAGCCCAAAAGTTGGCACAAGCTGCCGAACGCGAAAAAGCTTTAGCCGTTACAGTAGAAAAAATTCGTCAATCTCTTGATCTAGATACTATTTTTGCTACTACTACTCAAGAAGTACGGCAGCTACTAGAAGTTGATCGAGTCGCAATTTATCGATTCTGGGCTGATTGGAGTGGAGAATTTGTAGCTGAGTCTGTAGCTGAGGGTTGGAAACCAGTTAAGGAAATGATGCCTGTAGTTGCTGGTGATTACTTACAACAATACCAAGGTGGACGCTACGCTCAAGGTAATATCCTTGTAGTTAACGATATTCACAGTCAAAATAATTCGAGTTCTCACCTGGCTGTAATTGAGCAAATACAAGCCAAAGCATATATGATCGTGCCAATTTTTCTAGGAGAGAAGTTGTGGGGATTGCTAGCAGCCTACCAAAATATTGGTTCCCGTGATTGGCAAAAAGAAGAAGTAGATTTGTTGATACACATAGCCAATCAATTAGGAGTAGGGCTTCAGCAAGCCGAACTATTAAAACAAACTCAGCACCAAAAAGAAGAACTTGCCCACACTCTCCAAGAGTTACAGCAGACTCAAGCACAGTTGATTCAAAGTGAAAAAATGGCTGGTTTGGGGCAGTTAGTAGCTGGGATCGCTCATGAAATTAACAATCCTGTTAATTTTATCTTTGGTAACATTAGCTACGTCGCTGAATACACAGAGAATTTGCTGAAAATGCTACATCTCTACCAGCAAAATTATCCCCATCCCACACCAGAAATTCAAGAGCAAGCAGCAAAAATGGAAATAGACTACATTGCTGAAGACTTGCCAACAATTCTCAAGTCAGTGATGTTAGGTGCAGAGCGCATCTCTGAATTAGTAATGTCTTTACGCACTTTCTCGCGCCTCGATCATGCGGAGATGAAGCCAGTTGACATCCATGAAGGCATTGACAGTACCTTGTTGATTTTGCAACATCGCTTGAAAAATCATGTAGATGCTTCTGGTATTGAAATTGTTAAGGAATATGGTGAGTTACCTTTAGTAGAATGTTTTCCAGCCCGGCTCAATCAGGTATTTATGAATATTCTTGGTAATGCCATTGATGCTTTAGAAGACTCCAACATCAACAATCCGCAAATTCAGATTCGCACACAACTCACATCAGATAATTCTATTCTGATTTGCATTCAAGACAATGGCCCGGGTATTATCGAGCAAGTGCGAACGCGCATTTTTGATCCCTTCTTCACAACCAAAGAACCCGGTAAAGGCACTGGTTTGGGACTATCAATTAGCTACCAAATTATCGTAGATAAACACGGCGGTCAAATTAAGTGTTTGTCTGAACCTGGCAGGGGTTGTGAATTTTGGATTGAAATTCCCATTGTGCAATCTGTTTGTGCGCTCATGTAG
- a CDS encoding peptidylprolyl isomerase, translated as MIQAKTGDTVKVHYTGKLDDGTVFDSSSGRDPLQFSIGEGIVIPGFEEAVVGMSPGESKTTNISAEQAYGPYRPELVMIVERQRIPTDVALEVGQLLQISQSSGQAIPVVVTNVSEAEVTLDANHPLAGQELIFDIQLVEIN; from the coding sequence ATGATACAAGCTAAAACTGGTGATACTGTGAAAGTTCACTATACGGGCAAATTAGATGATGGTACTGTATTTGATTCTTCTAGTGGTCGAGATCCTTTACAATTCTCCATTGGTGAAGGAATAGTTATTCCCGGCTTTGAAGAAGCTGTGGTTGGCATGAGTCCAGGAGAATCCAAAACTACAAACATTTCTGCTGAACAAGCATATGGCCCTTATCGTCCAGAATTAGTGATGATAGTAGAGCGGCAACGCATACCAACAGATGTAGCCCTTGAAGTTGGACAACTGTTGCAAATTTCTCAAAGTAGTGGTCAAGCAATTCCAGTCGTTGTTACTAATGTATCAGAAGCTGAAGTCACTCTAGATGCCAATCATCCCCTAGCAGGACAAGAACTGATTTTTGATATCCAGCTAGTTGAGATTAACTAA
- a CDS encoding SPOR domain-containing protein, which produces MWNVSLIQLIAFHRFAQPSLILHAVLGSFLANIFHTIPTAAQIPITRELLAQQPTVYDGVPPQSPLPFIPESNQVLPPPQINNGNYSIFQQNPSPPVYTHGQEYPHYQTMPSPPTRQDSQNFERYLVYVDSNNPQTLQQIRLIEPTAYMRNFEGRSVIQVGIFSKASNAQQRIQQLAASGINQGRIASFANKQETPTNLNIKNSQTANSKYYYVAIPAKSQDIPSIANQIRSNIAQRPTVSTRNQPRGSHVAVGPFSNRTLAEQWSRYLQSLGFSNARVYYGR; this is translated from the coding sequence ATGTGGAATGTATCACTAATTCAACTTATAGCATTTCATCGCTTTGCCCAACCATCTTTAATTCTCCATGCTGTGTTGGGATCTTTTTTAGCAAACATATTCCATACTATCCCCACCGCAGCGCAAATTCCCATCACCAGAGAATTATTGGCGCAACAGCCAACTGTTTATGATGGAGTACCGCCACAGTCACCCCTGCCCTTTATTCCTGAAAGTAACCAAGTATTACCACCACCCCAGATCAACAATGGAAATTATTCTATTTTTCAACAAAATCCATCTCCCCCAGTATATACACATGGTCAGGAATATCCGCACTACCAAACTATGCCCTCTCCTCCAACTAGACAGGATAGCCAAAATTTTGAGCGTTACTTAGTTTACGTTGATAGCAATAATCCCCAAACACTCCAACAAATACGTTTGATTGAACCCACAGCTTATATGCGGAATTTTGAAGGACGTTCTGTAATTCAAGTAGGTATATTTAGCAAGGCATCTAATGCCCAACAGCGCATTCAGCAATTAGCAGCCTCTGGTATAAATCAAGGACGGATTGCTAGCTTTGCTAACAAACAGGAAACTCCAACCAACCTGAATATCAAAAATTCGCAAACAGCAAATTCCAAATATTACTACGTAGCTATTCCTGCCAAATCGCAAGATATACCCTCAATTGCCAATCAAATTCGTAGTAATATTGCACAAAGACCAACAGTTAGTACTAGAAACCAACCACGTGGTTCGCACGTAGCAGTTGGTCCTTTTAGCAATAGAACACTAGCAGAACAATGGAGTCGCTATCTGCAAAGTTTAGGATTTAGTAATGCTAGAGTTTACTACGGAAGGTAG
- the mnmA gene encoding tRNA 2-thiouridine(34) synthase MnmA, which yields MKKVVVGLSGGVDSSTAATILHNQGYEVIGLTLWLMKGKGQCCSEGMIDAALICEQLGISHHVVDIREVFQTNIVDYLVSGYSAGITPLPCSQCNKTVKFGPMLQYARENLGCDRIATGHYARIRYNEETGRYELLRAVDRNKDQSYFLYDLSQDLVAGCVFPLGEIQKSETRRIASEYNLKTADKPESQDLCLVEANGSMRQFLDKYLAPKKGDIVDTNGKVLGQHDGVHHYTIGQRKGLGIAAAEPLYVIALDAVNNKVIVGDRTKVTQPECTVHRVNWVSIAEPTSPIRAEVQVRYRSNPVPVTVIPLGNDRVRIVFDEPQFSITPGQAAVWYEGEKVLGGGIIEQFSNS from the coding sequence ATGAAAAAAGTCGTTGTTGGACTTTCTGGCGGCGTTGACAGTTCCACCGCTGCCACAATTTTGCACAATCAAGGCTATGAAGTGATTGGTTTGACCCTTTGGCTGATGAAAGGCAAGGGTCAGTGTTGCTCTGAAGGTATGATTGATGCAGCTTTGATTTGTGAGCAGCTAGGCATTTCCCATCACGTTGTTGATATTCGAGAAGTCTTTCAAACAAATATTGTTGATTATCTCGTTAGCGGTTACAGTGCTGGTATTACGCCATTACCTTGCTCACAGTGCAATAAAACGGTAAAATTTGGGCCGATGTTACAATATGCCCGCGAAAATTTGGGATGCGATCGCATTGCTACCGGTCATTATGCCCGAATTCGCTATAACGAAGAAACTGGGCGTTACGAACTGCTGCGAGCGGTTGATCGCAACAAAGATCAGTCTTATTTTCTCTATGATTTATCTCAAGATTTAGTTGCTGGCTGTGTATTTCCCCTGGGTGAAATCCAAAAGAGTGAAACTCGCCGCATAGCTAGTGAATACAATCTCAAAACTGCTGACAAACCAGAAAGCCAAGATTTATGTTTAGTAGAAGCTAACGGCTCAATGCGGCAATTTTTGGATAAGTATCTGGCTCCCAAAAAGGGTGATATTGTTGACACTAATGGTAAAGTGTTAGGGCAGCATGATGGTGTCCATCATTACACTATAGGACAGCGTAAGGGTTTGGGGATTGCAGCAGCTGAACCATTGTATGTAATTGCTTTAGATGCAGTGAATAACAAGGTGATTGTGGGCGATCGCACTAAGGTAACGCAGCCAGAATGTACGGTGCATCGGGTTAATTGGGTATCTATTGCTGAACCCACAAGCCCAATTCGAGCAGAAGTACAAGTCCGCTATCGTTCTAACCCAGTACCAGTAACAGTCATTCCCTTGGGAAATGACCGCGTGCGGATTGTGTTTGATGAGCCGCAATTCAGCATTACCCCCGGACAGGCGGCGGTGTGGTATGAAGGGGAGAAAGTGTTAGGTGGCGGGATAATTGAGCAGTTTAGTAATTCTTAA
- a CDS encoding NAD(P)H-hydrate dehydratase, protein MNRQEQISQIAVTAEQMRDIEARIFAAGMPVAALMEKVAGLIARRIQTLYLSEDTILEDEEREKFPASPLRVLYEKPPSGRLRQSPAEGYPPAVLDSPRYRVTASSSFPRLNKVGILVGPGHNGGDALVVARELHFQGLEVCIYCPFPKLKELTSQHLQYAQSLGIPCYQSIEDLIDCDLLVDGLFGFGLERELKDPVASAINQLNDKSAPIVSIDVPSGLHTDTGEVLGTAIRASRTFCLGLWKQGLLQDQALEYVGKTELIDFDIPWADVEAVLGNPQVKRITKETLFSTLPIPRPAVTHKYKEGHLLLICGSRRYSGGAILTGLGARASGVGMVSIAVPESIKSIMVSHLPEALIVGCPETETGAIAKLQLPENTDLNSFSAIACGPGLTKDAIPIMQQVLESANPLVLDADGLNILAAMGTNQMLAKRHSLTVLTPHTGEFKRLFPALPDAKQDRIKAVRAAAKESGAVVLLKGARTTIADPQGTVWINPESTPALARGGSGDVLTGLMGGLIAQAVTRQLPIEKMVATAAWWHAQAGILAAQERTELGVDAFTLTEYLIKVISNTSKPGE, encoded by the coding sequence ATGAACAGGCAAGAACAAATTTCGCAAATTGCAGTCACAGCAGAACAGATGCGTGACATTGAAGCGCGTATCTTTGCAGCAGGAATGCCTGTAGCGGCTTTGATGGAAAAGGTGGCAGGATTGATTGCCCGTCGCATTCAAACACTTTATCTTTCAGAAGACACAATCTTAGAAGATGAGGAGAGAGAAAAATTTCCCGCGTCACCCTTACGGGTACTCTACGAGAAGCCGCCCTCCGGGCGTCTACGCCAGTCACCTGCGGAGGGATACCCTCCCGCAGTGCTGGACTCACCGCGTTACCGTGTCACCGCGTCCTCTTCATTTCCGCGTCTGAATAAAGTTGGAATTCTCGTCGGCCCCGGTCATAATGGGGGAGATGCTTTAGTAGTTGCTCGTGAATTGCACTTTCAAGGGCTTGAAGTTTGCATTTATTGCCCATTTCCTAAGCTTAAGGAACTCACTTCACAACACTTACAGTATGCTCAAAGCTTGGGTATTCCGTGTTATCAATCAATAGAGGATCTAATAGATTGCGATTTATTAGTTGATGGCTTATTTGGATTTGGGTTAGAAAGAGAACTAAAAGATCCTGTCGCCAGTGCCATCAATCAGTTAAATGACAAATCTGCACCAATTGTTAGTATTGATGTGCCTTCGGGTTTGCATACAGATACTGGTGAAGTATTGGGAACTGCCATCCGTGCAAGCCGCACATTTTGTCTCGGTTTGTGGAAGCAAGGCTTATTGCAAGATCAAGCCTTAGAATATGTTGGCAAAACCGAGTTAATCGATTTTGATATTCCCTGGGCGGATGTGGAAGCGGTTCTAGGGAACCCTCAAGTCAAACGTATCACCAAAGAAACTTTATTTTCCACTTTGCCAATACCCCGCCCTGCTGTCACCCATAAGTATAAAGAAGGACATTTATTACTCATTTGTGGTTCGCGTCGCTATTCTGGGGGAGCAATTTTAACAGGATTAGGAGCAAGGGCAAGTGGAGTCGGAATGGTGTCAATTGCCGTGCCAGAATCTATAAAATCTATCATGGTAAGTCATTTACCAGAAGCTTTAATTGTCGGCTGTCCAGAAACCGAAACAGGCGCGATTGCTAAACTGCAATTACCAGAAAACACTGACTTAAATTCTTTTAGTGCGATCGCTTGTGGCCCTGGTTTAACCAAAGATGCCATCCCCATTATGCAACAAGTCCTAGAAAGTGCAAATCCTCTAGTTCTCGATGCCGATGGTTTGAATATTCTAGCGGCAATGGGGACTAATCAGATGTTGGCAAAACGACACTCACTGACAGTATTAACACCTCATACAGGTGAATTCAAACGTTTATTTCCCGCATTACCAGATGCCAAGCAAGACAGAATCAAAGCTGTAAGGGCAGCAGCCAAGGAAAGTGGGGCAGTAGTGCTATTGAAAGGAGCAAGAACTACCATTGCTGATCCCCAGGGTACAGTTTGGATTAATCCCGAAAGTACACCAGCCCTAGCACGGGGTGGTAGTGGTGATGTTTTAACTGGATTAATGGGTGGACTAATCGCCCAAGCAGTAACGCGCCAATTACCTATCGAAAAAATGGTAGCAACTGCTGCTTGGTGGCACGCCCAAGCGGGAATTTTAGCAGCCCAAGAACGGACAGAGTTAGGAGTAGATGCATTTACACTTACAGAGTATTTGATAAAGGTGATAAGTAATACATCAAAGCCAGGTGAGTGA
- a CDS encoding PEP-CTERM sorting domain-containing protein, translating to MNLKIGVSIKLLTASIVLSQSINLLSIQKVNAADFKFTKIADKNTPIPGGIGNFQSFGSPSLSGHNIAFQGYNFDNYDRIKNQGIYISTGLSGGLTKIADKDTLIPGGIGNFRTFGSQSISGNNIVFEGYGYYHYGNVDQQGIYVTTPINSALTNFVDKNTLIPDFTSKKYVRNPSISGSNIAFTIGEADETGYAEKRGIYANTGENGALIKIAGTNTPIPDSISNFDLVDSASISGSNIAFWGGALSSDIVDHQGIYASTGENRALIKIADTNTPIPGSVGNFTYVESPRISGRNIVFSGVSDADQQGIYANMGENGALLKIADTNTPIPDSNSNFHYFEGISISGSNIAFAGILEDNYYEAYREMGVYLYADGVLSKVISSTDTLIPGKTIRNIYMSNQGLDGESLAFLAAFNDNSIAIFRADRIYEPVPEPLTLGGTAVAGFVGFWLKKKKKKVVV from the coding sequence ATGAACTTGAAAATTGGTGTATCTATTAAACTCTTGACTGCATCGATAGTATTGAGTCAAAGTATAAATTTATTGTCTATACAAAAGGTAAATGCTGCTGATTTTAAATTTACTAAGATTGCAGATAAAAACACACCTATTCCTGGTGGTATTGGTAATTTTCAATCATTTGGCAGCCCCAGTTTAAGCGGTCATAATATTGCTTTTCAAGGTTATAATTTTGATAATTATGACAGGATTAAAAACCAAGGCATATACATTAGTACTGGATTAAGTGGAGGCTTAACCAAGATTGCAGATAAAGACACACTTATTCCCGGTGGCATTGGTAATTTTAGAACATTTGGTAGCCAAAGTATAAGTGGTAATAATATAGTCTTTGAAGGCTACGGTTATTACCATTATGGTAATGTTGATCAACAAGGCATATACGTTACTACACCTATAAACAGTGCTTTGACAAACTTTGTAGATAAAAATACACTTATTCCCGATTTCACTAGTAAAAAATACGTTAGAAACCCAAGTATAAGCGGTAGCAATATTGCTTTTACGATTGGTGAAGCTGACGAAACTGGCTACGCTGAAAAACGAGGCATCTATGCTAACACAGGTGAAAATGGAGCCTTAATCAAGATTGCAGGTACAAACACACCTATTCCTGATAGTATTAGTAATTTTGATCTCGTGGATTCCGCAAGTATAAGTGGTAGCAATATAGCTTTTTGGGGCGGTGCCTTAAGCTCTGACATTGTTGATCATCAAGGCATCTATGCTAGTACAGGTGAAAATAGAGCCTTAATCAAGATTGCAGATACAAATACACCTATTCCTGGTAGTGTTGGTAACTTTACATATGTGGAAAGTCCACGTATTAGTGGCCGCAATATAGTTTTTTCGGGAGTTAGTGACGCCGATCAACAAGGCATCTATGCTAACATGGGTGAAAATGGAGCTTTACTCAAGATTGCAGATACAAACACACCTATTCCTGATAGTAACAGTAATTTTCATTACTTTGAAGGAATCAGTATAAGTGGCAGTAATATTGCTTTTGCAGGTATCCTTGAGGACAATTATTATGAAGCTTATCGCGAAATGGGTGTATATTTGTATGCTGATGGTGTTCTTAGTAAAGTAATTAGCAGTACTGATACACTCATTCCAGGTAAAACCATACGTAACATATATATGAGCAATCAGGGACTTGATGGTGAGTCGCTGGCGTTTTTGGCAGCCTTCAACGATAATTCAATCGCTATTTTTCGGGCAGATAGGATTTATGAGCCTGTACCAGAACCTTTAACCTTGGGAGGAACAGCAGTAGCTGGTTTTGTAGGCTTCTGGTTGAAGAAGAAAAAGAAGAAAGTTGTTGTGTAG
- a CDS encoding PEP-CTERM sorting domain-containing protein (PEP-CTERM proteins occur, often in large numbers, in the proteomes of bacteria that also encode an exosortase, a predicted intramembrane cysteine proteinase. The presence of a PEP-CTERM domain at a protein's C-terminus predicts cleavage within the sorting domain, followed by covalent anchoring to some some component of the (usually Gram-negative) cell surface. Many PEP-CTERM proteins exhibit an unusual sequence composition that includes large numbers of potential glycosylation sites. Expression of one such protein has been shown restore the ability of a bacterium to form floc, a type of biofilm.), protein MNLNISVCIKLFTASVLLSQSVNFLLITKADAASFKFTKIADKNTTTLSGIGYVDSTPSISGSNVAFKGYKYIRLGNFSEVRSGVYTKAGVDGALIKIADTNTPIPGIPLGKGNFVSVSQPSISGNNVVFAAQETYTHHGIYTNTGIGGALIEIADAKTPGLFGNSSFNYLRDPSIDGRNVVFSTYSTGKRGVYTNTGFDGALVKIADTNTPIPDSAGNFSYFSSPTISGNNVAFYGEGSNTRGVYANIGVGGALVKIADTNTPIPGGVGNFVSVLEPSISGNNVAFWSVNYRYPDEDKYGIYFYADGFISKVVDTEDTLVANKTLARLFFGSHGLDGESLAFSAHFTDGSWGVFRADRIYEPVPEPLTLGGTAVAGVVAFWLKKKKKKVAV, encoded by the coding sequence ATGAACCTGAACATCAGTGTATGTATTAAACTCTTTACTGCATCGGTATTATTGAGTCAGAGTGTAAATTTCTTACTTATAACAAAGGCAGACGCTGCTAGTTTTAAATTTACCAAGATTGCAGATAAAAATACAACTACCCTTAGCGGCATTGGTTATGTTGATAGTACCCCAAGTATAAGTGGTAGCAATGTGGCTTTCAAAGGCTACAAGTATATTAGACTAGGAAACTTTTCTGAAGTCAGGAGTGGAGTATATACCAAGGCAGGAGTTGATGGAGCCTTAATTAAAATTGCAGATACAAATACGCCTATTCCTGGTATTCCTCTTGGTAAAGGTAATTTTGTGTCTGTCAGTCAGCCAAGTATAAGTGGCAACAATGTGGTTTTCGCAGCCCAAGAAACTTATACTCATCATGGGATATACACAAATACAGGAATTGGTGGAGCTTTAATCGAGATTGCAGATGCAAAAACACCTGGTCTTTTTGGTAATAGTAGTTTTAATTACTTACGGGATCCAAGTATAGATGGTCGCAATGTGGTTTTTTCGACTTATAGCACTGGTAAAAGAGGTGTATACACAAATACAGGATTTGATGGTGCCTTAGTCAAAATTGCAGATACAAACACACCTATTCCTGATAGTGCTGGCAATTTTAGTTACTTTTCTTCTCCAACCATAAGTGGTAACAATGTTGCTTTTTACGGTGAGGGTTCTAATACAAGAGGAGTATATGCAAATATCGGTGTTGGTGGAGCCTTAGTTAAAATTGCAGATACAAACACGCCTATTCCTGGTGGCGTTGGTAATTTCGTGTCTGTTTTAGAGCCTAGTATAAGTGGTAATAATGTGGCTTTTTGGAGCGTGAATTATAGGTACCCTGATGAAGATAAATATGGTATTTACTTTTATGCTGATGGCTTTATTAGTAAAGTAGTTGATACTGAAGACACGCTAGTTGCAAATAAAACCCTAGCAAGATTGTTTTTTGGCAGTCATGGACTCGATGGTGAATCGTTGGCATTTTCTGCACATTTTACTGATGGTTCATGGGGAGTTTTTCGGGCAGATAGGATTTATGAGCCTGTACCAGAACCTTTAACCTTGGGAGGAACAGCAGTGGCTGGTGTTGTCGCTTTCTGGTTGAAGAAGAAAAAGAAGAAAGTTGCTGTGTAG